A single genomic interval of Ktedonobacterales bacterium harbors:
- a CDS encoding class I SAM-dependent DNA methyltransferase: MSNASQAIVQRLWNYCNLLRDDGMSYGDYVEQLTYLLFLKMAHERTQPPYHQPSRIPAGHDWPSLLARDGDDLETHYRHTLEELGKQPGMLGLIFRKAQNKIQDPAKLRRLIVDLIDRETWITLDTDVKGDAYEGLLQKNAEDLKSGAGQYFTPRALIRATVDAMRPEPDQRICDPACGTGGFLLAAHDYITHHYELDRDQKHFLRYQALHGWEIVDNTARLCLMNLFLHGIGGDEDGSEVPIRVADSLRGDPGDRFDMVLTNPPFGRKSSVTYVNEEGKEEREASVIVRDDFTASTSNKQLNFLQHVKTLLKINGRAAVVVPDNVLFEGGAGETVRRKLLQECEVHTLLRLPTGIFYAQGVKANVLFFDKKPASATPWTKELWVYDLRTNQNFTLKTNPLTRAHLDDFVTCYHPENRHQRQETKRFHVFSYEELLKRDKVSLDLFWLRDESLEGADSLPLPSVLAASIVEDLQAALEQFAAIAEELGNGSLITGE, from the coding sequence ATGAGCAACGCTTCCCAGGCGATAGTGCAACGCCTCTGGAATTACTGCAATCTGCTGCGGGACGATGGCATGTCCTACGGCGACTACGTAGAGCAACTGACTTACCTGCTGTTCCTCAAGATGGCCCACGAGCGCACCCAGCCGCCCTATCACCAGCCTTCGCGCATTCCAGCCGGGCACGATTGGCCCAGTCTACTCGCGCGGGATGGGGACGACCTGGAGACGCATTACCGGCATACCCTGGAAGAGTTGGGGAAACAACCAGGCATGCTCGGCCTGATCTTCCGCAAAGCCCAGAACAAGATTCAAGACCCGGCCAAGCTCCGTCGCCTCATCGTGGACCTGATTGATCGAGAAACCTGGATCACGCTGGATACCGATGTGAAGGGCGATGCCTACGAAGGGCTGCTCCAGAAGAATGCGGAAGACCTCAAGAGTGGGGCCGGGCAATACTTCACGCCGCGTGCGCTCATTCGGGCCACCGTCGATGCGATGCGCCCTGAACCCGATCAGCGTATCTGCGACCCGGCCTGCGGAACAGGTGGCTTTCTCCTGGCGGCTCACGACTACATCACCCATCACTATGAGCTAGACCGGGACCAGAAGCACTTCCTTCGCTACCAGGCGTTGCATGGCTGGGAGATTGTCGATAACACGGCGCGGCTCTGCCTGATGAATCTCTTCTTGCACGGCATCGGTGGCGATGAGGACGGCAGCGAGGTGCCCATTCGCGTGGCTGATAGCTTACGTGGCGACCCAGGCGACCGTTTTGATATGGTGCTGACCAATCCCCCGTTCGGGCGCAAGAGCAGCGTTACTTATGTCAACGAGGAAGGCAAGGAGGAACGCGAGGCTAGCGTGATCGTGCGGGATGATTTCACCGCCAGCACCAGCAACAAGCAACTCAACTTCCTCCAGCACGTCAAAACCCTGCTCAAGATCAACGGGCGTGCGGCGGTGGTGGTGCCAGATAATGTGCTCTTTGAAGGTGGGGCTGGGGAGACCGTCCGGCGCAAGCTGCTGCAAGAGTGTGAGGTGCATACCCTGCTGCGTCTCCCCACCGGCATCTTCTACGCGCAGGGCGTCAAGGCGAACGTGCTGTTCTTCGACAAGAAGCCTGCCAGCGCGACTCCCTGGACGAAGGAACTGTGGGTGTATGATCTGCGCACCAACCAGAATTTCACCCTCAAGACCAATCCGCTCACTCGTGCTCATCTCGATGATTTCGTGACCTGCTACCATCCAGAAAATCGCCATCAGCGCCAGGAGACGAAGCGATTCCACGTCTTCAGTTACGAAGAATTGCTCAAACGGGATAAGGTGAGTCTTGATCTGTTCTGGTTGCGCGATGAAAGCCTGGAGGGGGCTGATAGTCTGCCCTTGCCTAGTGTGCTTGCTGCCAGTATTGTGGAGGATTTGCAAGCGGCGCTGGAGCAATTCGCTGCGATAGCCGAGGAGTTGGGCAATGGGAGCCTAATTACCGGCGAATAA
- a CDS encoding toll/interleukin-1 receptor domain-containing protein — protein sequence MANEEHLAIIKQGVEVWNKWREIPKRYPNLSGADLSGADLRGAWLAQTNLSGANLSGANLGVADLWRTDLTDADLSHVNLTETAVTGTGLKAANLSRAILTGTRFTRSDLSQTKWQEAIMSYVIFGDVDLTQAQDLETVIHDGPSTIGIDTIYRSQGQIPEVFLRGTGVPDSFIDYMCSLTGKPIDYYSAFISYSSKDDEFAKRLYNDLQGAGVRCWFAPEDLKIGDETRTRIDESIRLHDKLLLILSEHSIASAWVQKEVETAFEKERQQKRLMLFPIRLDYTVMNTPTAWAADIRRMRNIGDFTRWKDHDAYQKAFERLLRDLKAASTTT from the coding sequence ATGGCAAACGAGGAGCATTTGGCTATTATCAAACAAGGAGTAGAGGTCTGGAATAAATGGCGAGAAATTCCCAAAAGATACCCAAACCTGAGCGGGGCTGACCTGAGCGGGGCTGACTTGAGAGGAGCCTGGCTGGCTCAGACAAACCTGAGTGGGGCGAACCTGAGCGGGGCTAACTTGGGCGTAGCTGATCTGTGGAGAACAGACTTAACCGACGCTGATTTGAGCCATGTTAATCTGACCGAGACCGCTGTCACAGGAACAGGTCTGAAAGCGGCAAACTTAAGCAGAGCCATATTGACTGGAACTCGCTTTACCCGATCTGACCTGAGCCAAACCAAATGGCAGGAAGCCATTATGAGTTACGTGATCTTTGGAGATGTAGACCTCACCCAAGCTCAGGATTTAGAAACCGTAATTCATGATGGACCATCGACGATTGGGATTGACACTATCTATCGTTCGCAGGGCCAAATTCCAGAGGTGTTCCTGCGTGGCACTGGCGTCCCCGACAGCTTCATCGACTACATGTGCTCGCTGACGGGCAAGCCGATTGATTATTACTCCGCGTTCATCAGCTACTCCAGCAAAGATGATGAGTTCGCCAAGCGGCTCTATAACGACCTGCAAGGAGCGGGGGTGCGTTGTTGGTTCGCGCCGGAAGACCTCAAGATAGGGGACGAGACACGGACACGGATTGACGAATCGATTCGCCTGCACGACAAATTGCTGCTCATCCTCTCCGAACATTCCATTGCCAGCGCCTGGGTCCAGAAAGAGGTCGAAACAGCCTTTGAAAAGGAGCGACAGCAGAAACGGCTGATGCTCTTTCCAATTCGGCTGGATTACACAGTGATGAACACTCCCACAGCATGGGCGGCGGATATTCGTCGGATGCGCAACATTGGGGACTTCACCCGCTGGAAAGATCACGACGCCTACCAGAAAGCCTTTGAGCGCCTGTTGCGTGACCTGAAAGCCGCCTCTACCACAACCTGA
- a CDS encoding tyrosine-type recombinase/integrase, with amino-acid sequence MLVSQAIEQYKGTLSPETSASHLNLLTAFAKRFEERELEELEADDIPHFAATRTPRRPFAPRPYRMIYDHTRFLKEFLAWCAKEGFVSETLPNNVELPEIDDVEVVEVLTHEQIRRLLAACKKEATFTQETRDTAILYILLETGMSADELCNLKVDDIFSSADKMVIRVQGRGGHNEREIPLGERASVALRHYIVAYRRKAPREEQHVFISLEQRALTVDELTHILLYLRDKSQVEGVQCTIDTLRQTFAMNYLKETRDYFSLAVRMGLPDVERVGNFLQAYPEWTRGKNVYS; translated from the coding sequence ATGTTAGTTTCTCAGGCCATCGAGCAGTACAAAGGAACACTTTCGCCCGAAACATCGGCATCTCATCTCAACTTGCTCACTGCCTTTGCAAAACGGTTCGAAGAACGAGAATTGGAGGAGCTTGAGGCTGATGACATCCCTCACTTCGCCGCAACACGTACTCCTCGCCGACCGTTTGCGCCGCGCCCCTACCGCATGATTTATGACCACACTCGGTTTCTCAAGGAGTTTCTCGCCTGGTGCGCCAAAGAAGGGTTCGTCTCAGAAACACTGCCCAATAACGTTGAGTTACCAGAGATCGATGATGTCGAGGTGGTCGAGGTGCTGACTCATGAACAGATTCGCCGCCTGCTCGCAGCCTGTAAGAAGGAGGCCACTTTCACACAAGAGACACGCGATACGGCCATTCTCTACATACTTCTGGAAACGGGCATGAGTGCTGATGAACTATGCAACTTAAAGGTGGACGACATCTTCTCCTCCGCTGACAAAATGGTCATCAGGGTCCAAGGAAGAGGAGGGCACAACGAGCGCGAGATTCCGCTTGGAGAGCGAGCCAGTGTAGCACTCCGGCATTACATCGTTGCCTATCGCCGCAAAGCTCCTAGGGAAGAACAGCATGTGTTTATTTCATTAGAGCAGCGGGCGCTTACAGTTGATGAGCTTACACACATTCTACTTTATCTAAGAGATAAGAGTCAGGTAGAGGGTGTTCAATGCACCATTGATACGCTGCGCCAGACGTTCGCAATGAACTACTTAAAAGAGACGAGAGATTATTTTTCCCTTGCGGTTCGAATGGGGTTGCCGGATGTGGAGAGAGTGGGGAACTTCCTTCAGGCATACCCGGAATGGACGCGCGGCAAGAATGTCTATTCATAG
- a CDS encoding ATP-binding protein yields MEIPERVDEWTLDTVKEVVRKHEFEPGRFDYKAYLQPATRTSDPDHIPSIRRTVCSMANAGGGYILFGILDRSIKVRSPDERIVGFPLGKDLLKQFGEKIQAIQPDVYFEASPAPIKLSDPAKGIFVVHIPTSLRRPHMVESTGAFYRRGQGGHAVQMGFYEVRDQMLYTEELRRKVTLLRLVIAQYLAQMEKMRYVAHNQGKVRFDTRPFATILVDASIFFPPSDDLLKDLLDIPIVADNLQEIVESKGAYQASASIEYAELSNLCNKCEHRFNELFGLLGFEGWPPTSS; encoded by the coding sequence GTGGAAATACCTGAAAGAGTTGATGAGTGGACACTTGATACGGTCAAGGAGGTTGTCAGGAAGCACGAGTTTGAACCAGGGCGATTCGACTACAAAGCCTACTTACAACCTGCAACCCGTACCTCTGACCCAGACCACATCCCATCAATCCGTCGGACAGTTTGCTCAATGGCAAATGCAGGTGGTGGGTACATCCTCTTTGGGATACTTGACAGGAGCATAAAAGTCCGCTCCCCTGATGAGCGGATTGTTGGGTTTCCTCTTGGGAAAGACCTCCTCAAACAGTTTGGAGAGAAGATTCAAGCAATTCAGCCAGATGTCTACTTTGAGGCTAGCCCTGCCCCAATAAAACTTTCCGACCCAGCTAAGGGCATCTTTGTCGTTCATATCCCTACAAGCCTGCGGCGGCCACATATGGTAGAGTCAACCGGCGCATTTTATAGGCGCGGGCAAGGCGGGCATGCGGTACAAATGGGATTCTACGAGGTGCGAGATCAAATGCTGTATACCGAAGAACTCCGTCGTAAGGTGACGCTCCTTCGCCTGGTGATTGCGCAGTACCTTGCCCAAATGGAGAAGATGAGGTATGTAGCCCATAATCAGGGCAAAGTTCGTTTCGACACGCGGCCCTTTGCGACTATCCTGGTCGATGCCTCTATTTTCTTTCCACCATCGGATGATCTACTCAAGGATTTGCTGGACATCCCTATTGTGGCCGACAACCTTCAGGAAATCGTGGAGAGCAAAGGAGCATATCAGGCTTCCGCATCAATAGAATACGCTGAACTTTCCAATCTCTGTAACAAATGCGAACATCGTTTTAATGAGCTTTTCGGTCTATTAGGGTTTGAAGGCTGGCCACCTACATCCAGCTAA
- a CDS encoding tyrosine-type recombinase/integrase, whose translation MRLDAALVELGFSKDWTPASRKWFTGRIRTFITWAEGQGIHDIEDVTAPLVRRYVEYRRTTPSKYGKPLSSWTLYGHVLAIKDLLNWAVREDLLDEKIVKRIERPKRDQKVIAVFNPRQIDLLFAACEQGENQEQIARDKAILAVLIDTGIRANELCTLTRDRVYFADGEAWILVNGKGRKQREVGLGNHTRNLLHRYLHRYRRASREMPYVFVAKGDKPLTPEGLDRLLYRLRDRAGREHFQGVRVSAHTFRHHYAVSYLQNGGDVYKLSRLLGHSTVAVTDGYLKAFTSKDARSGNNSVLDATKQNRSRT comes from the coding sequence ATGCGTTTGGACGCCGCTCTTGTTGAATTGGGATTCTCCAAAGACTGGACACCAGCCTCGCGCAAATGGTTCACGGGCCGCATACGCACCTTCATCACGTGGGCCGAAGGGCAGGGGATACACGACATTGAGGATGTGACGGCTCCGTTAGTCCGCCGCTACGTCGAGTACCGCCGCACCACCCCCTCCAAATACGGAAAACCCCTCAGTTCTTGGACACTTTATGGTCATGTACTGGCGATCAAAGACCTGCTGAATTGGGCTGTTCGTGAAGACCTGCTGGACGAGAAGATCGTCAAGCGGATAGAACGCCCCAAGCGTGACCAGAAGGTGATCGCCGTCTTCAACCCACGCCAGATTGATCTGCTCTTTGCCGCCTGTGAGCAAGGAGAAAATCAGGAACAGATCGCACGTGATAAGGCTATCCTGGCAGTCCTGATCGACACAGGCATCCGTGCCAACGAACTATGTACCCTCACGCGCGATAGAGTCTATTTTGCCGATGGCGAAGCCTGGATACTTGTCAATGGCAAAGGCAGGAAGCAACGAGAAGTGGGCCTGGGGAACCACACGCGCAATCTCCTTCATCGTTACCTCCACCGCTATCGCCGTGCCTCGCGCGAGATGCCGTATGTGTTCGTTGCCAAGGGGGATAAGCCGCTGACACCGGAAGGGTTGGACAGACTACTCTATCGCCTGCGCGACCGGGCGGGCAGAGAACATTTTCAAGGAGTGCGCGTATCGGCCCATACTTTTCGCCATCATTACGCTGTCAGCTACCTGCAAAACGGTGGGGACGTATACAAGCTCAGCCGATTGCTGGGGCATAGCACCGTCGCTGTAACCGATGGCTATCTCAAAGCCTTCACCTCGAAAGATGCCAGAAGCGGGAATAACTCCGTGTTGGATGCAACTAAGCAGAATAGGAGTCGGACATGA
- a CDS encoding phage/plasmid primase, P4 family, translating into MNSITHTETEAPNYPERALSYSARGWHVFPLHSMRRDGVCTCGKPDCQNPAKHPRTQNGLNDATSDPEQIRQWWAQWPDANIGIRTGEISGLVVVDIDTRHGATLDTVRPIPPTAQVRTGSGGWHLYFRYPVGLDIRNSNSKIAKGVDIRANGGYVVAPLSLHQSGSRYEWAGDGLVSLADLPPHLLQKITAKKQRDTTAAEGDEIPEGQRNSTLARMAGNMRHAGFDEEAILAALKATNENRCDPPLDDAEVERIAASISRYEPNQQWQFSAQDDSVKAIIEEDRLYTDTGNALRLAQMFGGKLRHTKEWGWLVYENGRWVQDAEKQARGFAIDSINDLMKEALTTQDRNRSNLLRAHAQRSYSSGRLKAMLEIAAGLPGIAAHVQDFDSDPYLLNIRNGTINLRTGKLQPHNPADLLIKQANVDFDTAAIAPRFEQFIKEVFGDSQNLINYIQRVIGYALVGQNKEEVFFMAYGTGANGKSTLFSVVSSILGDYAQPLKADSLMKQPHGRNSQAADPELAALVGARLVTASEPSENRLDMGRIKELTGGETMQVRELHKAPFKFRPGFALILSTNEPPNLGEYNEATRRRMRLLPFNRTFTEKERDLYLKERLLSEASGILNWMIAGALAWLQSGLTEPAEAHRATEEYIASDDEYYGFFNDVLVADSDARMLGKPAFEAFKEWARDEEVDTFKLDIRAFYKLVQKRGIMTRVTGGKTCLLGVRMTKGKEANTPPDGEPEEIPF; encoded by the coding sequence TTGAATAGTATAACACACACCGAAACGGAAGCACCAAATTATCCCGAACGTGCGCTCTCCTACAGCGCACGAGGCTGGCATGTCTTCCCACTTCACAGCATGCGGCGGGATGGGGTCTGCACCTGCGGCAAGCCTGACTGCCAGAACCCAGCAAAGCACCCACGCACCCAAAACGGGCTGAATGATGCAACGAGCGACCCAGAACAGATACGCCAATGGTGGGCACAATGGCCGGATGCCAATATTGGGATACGAACAGGCGAGATCAGTGGCTTGGTGGTGGTAGACATCGATACAAGACACGGAGCTACCCTCGATACGGTTAGACCTATTCCACCAACCGCACAAGTACGGACTGGTAGTGGAGGTTGGCATTTGTACTTCCGCTACCCAGTCGGGCTGGACATCAGGAATAGCAATTCAAAGATTGCCAAGGGCGTAGATATTCGTGCCAACGGAGGATATGTGGTTGCTCCACTCAGCTTGCATCAATCTGGCAGCCGCTATGAATGGGCAGGTGATGGGCTGGTGTCTCTGGCAGATCTACCCCCACATCTCCTTCAGAAGATCACCGCCAAGAAACAACGCGATACCACAGCCGCAGAAGGCGACGAAATACCAGAAGGGCAGCGGAATAGCACCCTTGCAAGGATGGCCGGGAACATGCGGCATGCTGGTTTTGATGAGGAAGCCATCCTAGCTGCCTTGAAGGCAACGAATGAAAACAGGTGCGACCCGCCGCTAGATGATGCTGAAGTGGAGCGTATCGCTGCCAGCATCTCCCGCTACGAGCCAAACCAGCAGTGGCAATTCAGCGCCCAAGATGACAGCGTGAAAGCCATCATCGAAGAAGATAGACTTTACACCGATACAGGCAACGCGCTCAGGCTTGCACAGATGTTCGGTGGTAAGCTGCGCCATACGAAGGAGTGGGGTTGGCTGGTATACGAGAATGGCAGATGGGTACAAGATGCCGAGAAACAGGCACGTGGCTTTGCCATAGACTCCATCAACGACCTGATGAAAGAGGCACTCACTACCCAGGACAGAAACCGAAGCAACTTGCTCCGCGCCCATGCGCAGCGTTCTTATTCCAGCGGCAGGTTGAAAGCGATGCTTGAGATAGCAGCAGGTCTACCAGGGATTGCAGCGCATGTACAAGATTTTGACAGCGACCCATATCTGCTGAACATCCGTAACGGCACGATCAACCTGAGAACTGGCAAGCTGCAACCACACAATCCGGCAGATTTGCTCATCAAGCAGGCGAATGTTGACTTTGACACAGCAGCCATAGCCCCTCGTTTCGAGCAGTTCATTAAGGAGGTATTTGGGGACAGCCAAAACCTCATCAACTACATCCAGCGTGTGATCGGCTATGCGCTTGTGGGGCAGAACAAGGAAGAAGTGTTCTTTATGGCGTATGGGACGGGGGCGAATGGGAAATCAACCTTGTTTAGCGTGGTGTCCAGCATCTTGGGAGACTACGCCCAGCCTTTGAAGGCAGATTCGCTGATGAAACAACCACATGGAAGGAATAGCCAAGCAGCAGACCCAGAGCTAGCCGCATTGGTGGGGGCCAGGTTGGTAACAGCCTCTGAACCTTCAGAGAACCGGCTGGATATGGGCCGAATCAAGGAGCTAACTGGCGGTGAGACAATGCAGGTACGTGAGCTACACAAAGCCCCGTTCAAGTTCCGTCCTGGGTTCGCACTTATCCTATCCACCAACGAGCCTCCCAATCTGGGTGAGTATAACGAGGCAACACGCCGACGCATGCGACTCCTGCCTTTTAATCGCACATTCACCGAGAAGGAGCGCGACCTTTACCTGAAAGAGCGACTACTGTCTGAGGCATCCGGTATTCTCAACTGGATGATTGCGGGAGCACTGGCCTGGCTGCAATCCGGTCTCACAGAACCAGCAGAGGCACACCGGGCTACAGAGGAGTATATCGCCAGCGATGACGAATACTACGGATTCTTTAACGACGTGCTGGTTGCTGACTCCGATGCGCGTATGCTTGGTAAGCCTGCATTTGAGGCGTTCAAAGAATGGGCCAGAGACGAGGAGGTGGACACGTTCAAACTCGACATCAGGGCTTTCTACAAGCTGGTGCAGAAACGCGGCATTATGACCAGGGTCACAGGCGGCAAGACGTGCCTGCTAGGCGTGCGGATGACTAAGGGCAAGGAGGCCAACACGCCACCGGATGGAGAGCCGGAAGAGATTCCTTTCTAA